Proteins co-encoded in one Vibrio aquimaris genomic window:
- the hemG gene encoding menaquinone-dependent protoporphyrinogen IX dehydrogenase — MSKALFLHSSREGQTKKILSYIEDSLSNLEVEISDLHTVEQVDFSKYDKVLIGASIRYGHLNKKLYQFIEHHKDQLDAAKVGFFCVNLTARKESQGKDTPEGSAYIQKFLSKSPWQPTLIGVFAGALYYPRYKFFDKMMIKLIMSLTGGETDTSKEVEYTNWEKVSLFAQNFNEL, encoded by the coding sequence GTGTCTAAAGCGTTATTTCTACATTCATCCCGTGAAGGACAAACAAAAAAAATCCTCTCTTATATAGAGGATAGTTTATCTAACCTCGAGGTCGAAATATCCGATTTACATACTGTTGAACAGGTTGATTTTTCAAAGTATGACAAAGTTTTGATTGGTGCTTCCATTCGCTATGGTCACCTCAATAAAAAGCTTTATCAGTTTATTGAGCATCATAAAGACCAATTAGATGCTGCTAAGGTGGGCTTTTTTTGTGTAAATTTAACGGCGAGAAAAGAAAGCCAGGGGAAGGACACTCCCGAAGGTAGTGCTTATATACAGAAGTTTTTAAGTAAGTCTCCATGGCAACCTACTTTAATAGGTGTGTTTGCTGGTGCGTTATATTATCCACGTTATAAATTTTTCGATAAAATGATGATTAAACTAATAATGAGCCTGACTGGTGGAGAGACAGATACGAGTAAAGAAGTCGAATACACCAACTGGGAAAAAGTATCTTTGTTTGCCCAAAATTTTAATGAACTGTAG
- a CDS encoding TrkH family potassium uptake protein, with product MQFRSIIRIVGLLLALFSVSMLAPALVALIYRDGAGVSFVTTFFFLFICGAICWWPNRRHKHELKARDGFLIVVLFWTVIGSAGSIPFLLADNPNVSVTDAFFESFSALTTTGATVIVGLDELPKAILFYRQFLQWFGGMGIIVLAVAILPVLGIGGMQLYRAEIPGPVKDSKMTPRIAETAKALWYIYLSLTIACAFAFWLAGMTPFDAIGHSFSTIAIGGFSTHDTSIGYFDSYAINMITVVFLLISACNYSLHFAAFASGGVHPKYYWKDPEFRAFIFTQTLLFLVCFLVLLNHHSYNSVYDAFDQALFQTVSISTTAGFTTTGFADWPLFLPVLLLFSSFIGGCAGSTGGGMKVIRVLLLTLQGARELKRLVHPRAVYTIKVGGTALSQRVVDAVWGFFSAYALVFVVCMLGLIATGMDELSAFSAVAATLNNLGPGLGEVALHFGDVNEKAKWVLIVSMLFGRLEIFTLLILLTPTFWRS from the coding sequence ATGCAATTTCGTTCAATTATCCGAATTGTCGGGCTTTTGCTCGCTCTTTTTAGTGTGTCTATGTTGGCCCCTGCACTTGTCGCTTTGATCTATCGCGATGGTGCTGGTGTTTCCTTTGTGACAACTTTCTTTTTCCTATTCATTTGTGGGGCGATATGCTGGTGGCCAAACCGACGTCACAAACATGAACTTAAAGCGCGAGATGGCTTTCTGATAGTCGTTCTTTTCTGGACGGTTATTGGTAGCGCAGGTTCGATTCCTTTTTTACTGGCTGACAACCCCAATGTGTCAGTGACCGATGCCTTTTTTGAATCTTTCTCCGCTTTAACGACTACTGGGGCGACCGTCATAGTCGGTCTTGATGAGCTACCCAAAGCAATTTTGTTTTACCGCCAATTTTTACAATGGTTTGGAGGGATGGGAATTATAGTTTTAGCCGTCGCTATTCTTCCTGTACTCGGAATTGGAGGGATGCAGCTCTATCGTGCTGAAATCCCCGGACCAGTCAAAGACAGCAAAATGACACCACGTATTGCTGAAACGGCCAAGGCACTATGGTATATCTATTTAAGTCTGACTATTGCTTGTGCATTTGCATTTTGGTTAGCTGGGATGACACCTTTTGATGCGATTGGGCATAGCTTTTCTACCATAGCTATTGGCGGCTTCTCTACTCATGATACCAGCATAGGCTACTTTGATAGTTATGCTATTAATATGATTACCGTGGTTTTTTTGCTTATATCTGCGTGTAATTACTCTCTGCATTTTGCCGCTTTCGCCTCAGGTGGAGTACATCCGAAATATTACTGGAAGGATCCTGAATTTCGAGCGTTTATTTTTACTCAAACCTTGCTCTTTTTGGTGTGCTTTCTGGTTTTGCTTAATCACCATTCTTACAATTCTGTTTACGATGCATTTGATCAGGCCTTATTTCAAACCGTTTCTATTTCGACTACCGCTGGTTTTACTACAACGGGCTTTGCGGATTGGCCGCTGTTTTTGCCTGTGTTACTGCTGTTTTCTTCGTTTATTGGTGGGTGCGCAGGGTCAACAGGTGGAGGAATGAAGGTCATTCGTGTGTTACTGCTGACATTGCAAGGAGCTCGAGAGTTGAAACGCCTTGTCCACCCCCGTGCCGTTTATACGATTAAGGTTGGCGGTACCGCACTCTCTCAGCGAGTTGTTGATGCGGTTTGGGGATTCTTCTCAGCGTACGCTTTAGTTTTTGTCGTGTGTATGCTTGGTTTAATTGCTACCGGTATGGATGAGCTGAGTGCTTTTTCTGCCGTTGCAGCAACATTAAATAACTTGGGGCCCGGTCTGGGAGAAGTAGCGCTTCATTTTGGCGATGTGAACGAGAAAGCTAAATGGGTACTGATTGTTTCCATGCTATTTGGACGATTAGAAATTTTTACGTTATTGATTCTGCTAACCCCAACTTTTTGGCGTAGCTAA
- a CDS encoding YigZ family protein — translation MNQKPFLIPEELILYREEIKKSVFITQLNHTPSVAEAKAFIEEVKSQHPAARHNCWGFVAGRPEDSMKWGFSDDGEPTGTAGKPILAQLSGSGVGEITAVVTRYSGGVKLGTGGLVRAYGGGVQQALKLLQTIEKKITTKLLLELDYGFVAIVQGLLIQFDAQEVEADYSQQVKMVVNIEVRHVSDFTQSVINKSGAKVMVTPINGKQ, via the coding sequence ATGAATCAAAAGCCATTTCTTATCCCTGAAGAGTTAATTCTTTATCGAGAGGAAATAAAGAAAAGTGTATTTATTACTCAGTTAAATCACACGCCATCGGTTGCAGAGGCTAAGGCCTTTATCGAAGAAGTAAAAAGCCAGCATCCAGCAGCTAGACATAATTGCTGGGGTTTTGTTGCGGGTCGTCCGGAAGATTCAATGAAATGGGGTTTTAGTGATGATGGAGAACCCACTGGTACAGCAGGAAAGCCCATTCTGGCGCAGCTTTCAGGATCTGGGGTTGGTGAGATTACCGCTGTAGTGACTCGATACTCTGGAGGGGTAAAGCTTGGAACTGGAGGCTTAGTTCGAGCTTATGGTGGCGGAGTGCAGCAAGCACTTAAGTTGCTTCAAACAATTGAGAAAAAAATAACCACAAAGCTACTACTAGAGTTAGACTATGGTTTTGTTGCTATTGTTCAAGGTTTACTCATTCAATTTGATGCGCAAGAAGTCGAGGCTGACTATAGTCAACAAGTGAAAATGGTTGTCAACATTGAAGTGCGTCATGTCAGTGATTTCACCCAGAGCGTAATTAATAAGAGCGGTGCCAAAGTGATGGTGACCCCTATAAATGGTAAACAATGA
- the fadB gene encoding fatty acid oxidation complex subunit alpha FadB codes for MIYQAETLQVKELQDGIAELNFCSPNSVNKLDLATLESLNKALDALYSHNGLKGLLLTSNKDAFIVGADITEFMGLFAKPEAELDKWLQFANSIFNKLEDLPVPTLSVLKGHALGGGCECVLATDFRIGDKTTSIGLPETKLGIMPGFGGCVRLPRLIGADSAMEIITQGTACRADEALKIGLIDAVVESESLFESALATISQAINEKVDWQQRRKQKTSALTLSKLESMMSFTMAKGLVAQKAGPHYPAPMKAVVAIEQAAQSDRDDALDIERKYFVELAKSEEAKSLVGLFLNDQYIKGIAKKAEKSASKETKRAAVLGAGIMGGGIAYQSALKGVPVLMKDIAQASLELGMTEASKLLNKRLSRGRIDGFKMAGILASITPSLHYAGIDESDIIVEAVVENPKIKASVLSDVEQQVNPDTVITSNTSTIPINHLAKSLKRPENFCGMHFFNPVHRMPLVEIIRGEHTSEETINRVVAYAAKMGKSPIVVNDCPGFFVNRVLFPYFGGFSMLLRDGADFTQIDKVMERKFGWPMGPAYLLDVVGIDTAHHAQAVMAEGFPQRMGKSYRDAIDALFEANKYGQKNGHGFYSYSVDKRGKPKKTFSEDILPVLSDVCAEKKDFDVQEIIQRMMIPMINEVVLCLEENIIASPQEADMALVYGLGFPPFRGGVFRYLDSIGIAEFVAMAKQHSDLGAMYQVPQLLIDMAAKGETFYGNQQQGSI; via the coding sequence ATGATTTACCAAGCCGAAACCCTACAGGTAAAGGAATTACAAGACGGCATCGCTGAGCTAAATTTTTGCTCTCCAAACTCCGTCAATAAACTAGACCTAGCGACCCTCGAATCACTCAACAAAGCCCTTGATGCACTATACAGCCATAATGGACTAAAAGGCCTATTACTTACCTCAAATAAAGATGCCTTTATAGTTGGTGCCGATATTACTGAATTTATGGGGTTGTTTGCCAAGCCAGAAGCAGAACTGGATAAATGGCTTCAGTTTGCAAATAGTATCTTTAACAAACTGGAAGATTTGCCAGTGCCAACCCTTTCGGTATTGAAAGGGCACGCTCTTGGTGGTGGATGTGAGTGTGTACTTGCTACCGATTTTAGAATAGGTGACAAAACAACAAGCATAGGGTTACCAGAGACAAAACTTGGCATAATGCCAGGTTTTGGTGGCTGTGTTCGTCTTCCTCGACTGATCGGCGCAGACAGCGCCATGGAAATCATCACCCAAGGCACAGCATGTCGAGCCGATGAAGCCCTAAAGATTGGTTTAATAGATGCAGTTGTAGAAAGCGAGTCTCTATTTGAATCTGCTCTAGCGACCATATCGCAAGCAATTAACGAAAAGGTAGATTGGCAGCAACGTCGCAAGCAAAAAACATCAGCGCTTACGCTTAGCAAACTCGAGTCTATGATGAGCTTTACCATGGCTAAAGGACTTGTTGCTCAAAAAGCAGGCCCACACTATCCCGCTCCAATGAAAGCGGTCGTTGCGATTGAACAAGCGGCACAAAGCGATCGAGATGATGCGCTTGATATTGAACGCAAATACTTCGTTGAGCTTGCCAAGTCAGAAGAAGCCAAATCTCTTGTCGGACTGTTTCTCAATGACCAATACATTAAGGGCATTGCCAAGAAAGCAGAAAAGTCAGCAAGCAAAGAAACCAAACGCGCTGCTGTGTTAGGCGCGGGGATCATGGGAGGTGGCATCGCCTACCAATCGGCTTTAAAAGGTGTACCTGTCTTAATGAAAGATATAGCACAAGCATCGCTTGAGCTTGGTATGACTGAAGCCTCAAAGCTGCTCAATAAGAGGCTTTCTCGTGGTCGAATTGATGGATTTAAGATGGCGGGTATTTTAGCTTCCATCACGCCTAGCCTACACTATGCAGGTATTGACGAGTCAGATATTATTGTCGAAGCCGTGGTTGAGAATCCAAAAATCAAGGCTAGCGTTCTTAGTGATGTAGAACAACAAGTCAACCCAGATACTGTCATCACATCGAATACGTCAACCATACCAATTAATCATCTCGCAAAATCGCTAAAACGCCCTGAGAATTTCTGTGGCATGCATTTCTTTAACCCTGTTCATAGAATGCCATTGGTTGAAATTATTCGCGGTGAACACACCTCAGAAGAAACCATCAATCGCGTTGTGGCCTACGCGGCTAAAATGGGCAAATCCCCAATCGTAGTCAATGATTGCCCAGGGTTCTTCGTTAACCGTGTGCTGTTTCCTTACTTTGGTGGTTTTAGCATGCTACTGCGCGATGGAGCAGACTTCACCCAGATTGACAAAGTGATGGAGCGTAAGTTTGGCTGGCCAATGGGCCCTGCGTATTTGCTTGATGTAGTAGGTATTGATACTGCTCACCACGCACAAGCAGTGATGGCAGAAGGCTTCCCACAACGTATGGGCAAGTCATATCGCGATGCGATAGATGCCTTATTTGAGGCCAACAAGTATGGTCAGAAAAATGGCCATGGATTCTACAGCTATAGCGTTGATAAACGTGGTAAGCCGAAAAAAACCTTTAGCGAGGATATTCTACCCGTTCTCTCAGATGTGTGCGCGGAGAAAAAAGACTTTGACGTTCAAGAGATCATTCAACGCATGATGATTCCAATGATCAATGAAGTTGTCCTATGCCTAGAAGAAAATATTATCGCCTCTCCTCAAGAAGCAGATATGGCTCTGGTGTACGGATTAGGTTTCCCTCCATTCCGTGGCGGCGTATTCCGCTACCTTGACAGTATTGGCATAGCGGAGTTTGTAGCAATGGCAAAACAGCACTCAGATTTAGGCGCTATGTACCAAGTACCACAGCTACTAATAGATATGGCAGCTAAAGGTGAAACCTTTTATGGCAATCAGCAACAAGGTTCTATCTAA
- the fadA gene encoding acetyl-CoA C-acyltransferase FadA, with the protein MNNQTKSVVVVDCLRTPMGRSKGGAFRHTRAEDLSAHLMKGILARNPQVNPKDIEDIYWGCVQQTLEQGFNVARNAALLAGLPIEIGAVTVNRLCGSSMQALHDATRAIMTGDADICLIGGVEHMGHVPMTHGVDFHSGMSKNVAKAAGMMGLTAEMLGKIHNISREQQDKFAARSHARAHAATIEGRFKNEILPTEGHAPDGTLFTLENDEVIRPETSVEGLSQLRPVFDPANGTVTAGSSSALSDGASAMLIMSEEKATQLGLKIRAKIKGMAVAGCDPSIMGYGPVPATQKALKRAGLSIEDMDVVELNEAFAAQSLPCAKDLGLLDVMDEKVNLNGGAIALGHPLGCSGSRISTTLINLMEDKNAKYGLATMCIGLGQGIATVFERP; encoded by the coding sequence ATGAATAACCAAACAAAAAGTGTTGTCGTAGTCGATTGCCTACGTACACCAATGGGGCGCTCCAAAGGTGGGGCTTTTCGCCACACCCGTGCTGAAGACCTTTCTGCTCATCTCATGAAAGGGATTCTAGCTCGCAACCCACAAGTTAACCCTAAAGACATAGAAGACATCTACTGGGGCTGTGTGCAGCAGACGCTTGAGCAAGGTTTCAATGTTGCTCGAAATGCCGCTCTGCTGGCTGGGCTACCTATTGAAATTGGCGCAGTCACGGTTAATCGCTTATGTGGCTCTTCTATGCAAGCTTTGCATGATGCCACGCGCGCCATTATGACAGGTGATGCTGATATCTGTTTGATTGGCGGTGTAGAACACATGGGACACGTTCCTATGACTCACGGCGTTGATTTCCATTCTGGTATGTCAAAAAATGTCGCAAAAGCAGCGGGAATGATGGGACTCACAGCTGAGATGTTGGGTAAAATACACAATATTAGCCGTGAGCAACAAGACAAGTTTGCAGCCCGCTCTCATGCTCGTGCACATGCAGCTACAATCGAAGGACGCTTCAAAAACGAAATATTGCCCACAGAAGGGCACGCGCCTGACGGAACGCTTTTCACTCTTGAGAATGATGAAGTCATACGTCCAGAAACCTCTGTCGAAGGTCTTTCACAACTTCGTCCAGTATTTGATCCAGCCAATGGTACAGTGACCGCTGGCAGCTCATCCGCTCTATCTGATGGTGCATCCGCAATGCTAATCATGAGCGAAGAGAAAGCCACACAGCTAGGCCTTAAAATCCGAGCCAAGATTAAGGGCATGGCAGTGGCGGGGTGCGATCCATCCATTATGGGCTATGGCCCTGTTCCCGCAACTCAGAAGGCTTTGAAACGTGCGGGCTTATCAATCGAAGATATGGACGTTGTGGAGCTAAATGAAGCCTTTGCTGCACAATCGCTACCATGTGCAAAAGACCTAGGCTTACTTGATGTCATGGATGAAAAAGTAAACCTCAACGGTGGCGCGATCGCTCTTGGTCATCCGCTCGGTTGCTCAGGTTCTCGTATTTCGACCACACTCATCAATCTTATGGAAGATAAGAATGCAAAATACGGCCTAGCCACTATGTGTATTGGCCTTGGCCAAGGCATTGCGACCGTATTTGAGCGTCCTTAA
- the punR gene encoding DNA-binding transcriptional activator PunR, with protein sequence MSAFSQASLELIETVARLGSFTSAAEVLHKVPSAISYSVRQVERDLGVVLFRRLPRKVELTIAGEVFVEQARAMLRQMEEVKAQTKRAAHGWQKTLKITLDNVVKLDRLKPLVEDFYQTFPHAELQINMEVFNGSWEAISQERADIVIGATSAIPVGGDFEVRDMGVLDWTFVTAPEHPCAKAKVLAEEFVSQFPAICLDDTSTVLPKRHSGHYPYQRRLLLPNWHTAIECLKNGVGVGYMPRHLAMPLVKNGFLKEKILPDQQPVSRCCLVWRKDDNHKLIQWMIDYLGNSERLHKDWLGYD encoded by the coding sequence ATGAGTGCGTTTTCTCAGGCATCTTTAGAGTTAATAGAGACGGTTGCTCGGCTTGGAAGTTTTACTTCTGCTGCTGAAGTTTTGCATAAAGTCCCGTCTGCAATAAGTTATAGCGTTCGTCAGGTTGAGCGAGATCTGGGAGTGGTTTTGTTTCGCCGCTTACCGAGGAAGGTGGAGCTCACCATTGCTGGAGAAGTATTTGTTGAACAGGCAAGAGCTATGTTAAGGCAAATGGAGGAGGTGAAAGCTCAAACCAAGAGGGCCGCTCATGGTTGGCAAAAAACGCTCAAGATAACACTTGATAATGTGGTCAAGTTGGATCGCTTAAAGCCTCTGGTAGAAGATTTTTACCAAACTTTTCCGCATGCTGAATTGCAGATTAACATGGAAGTGTTTAACGGCTCTTGGGAGGCTATATCACAAGAAAGGGCGGACATTGTGATTGGTGCAACTTCAGCTATTCCTGTTGGAGGAGACTTTGAAGTGAGAGATATGGGGGTTTTGGATTGGACGTTTGTTACAGCCCCTGAACACCCGTGCGCAAAAGCCAAGGTGCTAGCCGAAGAATTTGTCAGTCAATTTCCGGCCATTTGTTTAGATGATACCTCTACCGTTTTACCCAAACGCCATTCTGGTCATTATCCTTATCAACGCCGACTACTTTTACCTAATTGGCATACTGCAATTGAGTGTTTAAAAAATGGTGTGGGCGTGGGCTATATGCCACGTCATCTGGCTATGCCACTAGTTAAAAATGGTTTTTTGAAAGAGAAGATTTTGCCTGATCAACAGCCTGTGAGTCGATGTTGCTTGGTGTGGCGTAAGGACGATAACCATAAACTAATTCAATGGATGATCGATTATCTGGGGAATAGCGAGCGCCTTCATAAAGACTGGCTGGGGTATGACTAA
- the punC gene encoding purine nucleoside transporter PunC, with translation MNISKIQLFYLASLSMLGFIATDMYLPAFKAMESDFATGPEQIALSLTVFLVGMAVGQLSWGLASDKFGHKNTLAAGLGLFTLASLGLAFSDQVWQLLTLRFIQAIGVCAPAVIWQAMVIKRHASQSQQIFATIMPLVALSPALAPQLGVLLSDLWGWQSIFITLTIVGLVLITATIAQDNPKQQEKKSTVGADIKALLTSKTYVGNVTIFATASAAFFAYLTGMPEIMAQLGYDARDIGLSFIPQTIAFMAGGYIGKKCVAKYGDESVLRILIGLFSLASVTIFATSQWQLSSIWPILAPFCLIAVANGALYPIVVNRALASAKQSPATAAGLQNSLQICISSLSSALVAAMASQAQTVTGIAILICMVGLWIGYWLSARRTDVEKEMDNSTAVTEK, from the coding sequence ATGAACATCTCAAAGATACAACTTTTCTACCTTGCTTCTCTATCGATGCTGGGGTTTATTGCGACAGATATGTACCTGCCAGCATTTAAAGCAATGGAAAGTGATTTCGCCACAGGCCCAGAACAAATTGCTTTGTCCCTAACTGTATTTCTAGTTGGAATGGCGGTTGGCCAGCTATCTTGGGGGCTCGCCTCTGATAAATTTGGTCACAAAAACACACTAGCTGCGGGACTAGGCTTATTTACACTCGCATCTTTAGGTTTGGCATTTAGCGATCAAGTCTGGCAACTACTCACTTTGCGTTTTATTCAAGCGATTGGTGTGTGCGCTCCAGCGGTGATTTGGCAAGCCATGGTCATTAAACGCCACGCAAGCCAAAGCCAGCAAATCTTTGCCACTATAATGCCCTTGGTTGCTCTCTCGCCCGCATTGGCGCCTCAATTGGGCGTTCTACTCTCAGATCTTTGGGGTTGGCAGAGTATTTTTATCACCTTAACCATAGTCGGATTAGTCTTAATCACAGCTACTATTGCGCAAGATAACCCAAAGCAGCAAGAGAAGAAATCCACAGTTGGAGCCGATATAAAAGCTTTGCTCACCTCAAAAACCTATGTAGGCAATGTCACCATATTCGCGACCGCTTCTGCCGCCTTTTTTGCCTACCTTACTGGCATGCCAGAAATTATGGCACAGCTTGGCTATGATGCCAGAGATATAGGCTTGAGCTTCATTCCCCAAACAATCGCTTTTATGGCGGGCGGGTATATCGGCAAAAAATGCGTGGCCAAATACGGTGATGAAAGCGTCCTTAGGATACTCATCGGACTGTTTAGCCTAGCCTCAGTCACAATATTTGCAACATCTCAATGGCAGCTGTCTTCAATCTGGCCTATTCTCGCTCCTTTTTGCTTAATCGCTGTCGCCAATGGTGCCCTATATCCAATAGTAGTCAATAGAGCGCTCGCAAGTGCCAAACAAAGCCCAGCAACCGCAGCAGGCCTGCAAAATAGCTTGCAAATTTGCATCAGCAGCCTTTCTAGTGCGTTAGTGGCTGCAATGGCAAGCCAAGCACAAACAGTAACAGGAATCGCAATCCTAATCTGTATGGTGGGATTGTGGATTGGCTACTGGCTATCAGCTCGACGCACAGACGTTGAAAAAGAGATGGATAACTCCACTGCCGTTACAGAAAAATAA
- the glmU gene encoding bifunctional UDP-N-acetylglucosamine diphosphorylase/glucosamine-1-phosphate N-acetyltransferase GlmU, producing MKFSAVILAAGKGTRMYSNKPKVLHTLAGKPMVKHVIDTCKGIGAQNVHLVYGHGGDQMQTVLSKESVNWVLQAEQLGTGHAVDQASPQFEDDEKVLILYGDVPLISEETLASLLDAQPTGGIALLTVVLDNPTGYGRIVRKNGPVVAIVEQKDATEEQKLIKEINTGVMVATGRDLKRWLSGLSNDNAQGEYYLTDVIAAAHNEGRAVEAVHPVSAIEVEGVNDRAQLARLERAFQQAQAQKLLEQGVMLRDPARFDLRGELQCGMDCEIDTNVIVEGKVTLGDNVFIGTGSVLKDCEIDDNTLVLPYSVIEGATVGEDCTVGPFTRLRPGAEMRNDSHVGNFVEVKNTLVGEGSKANHLTYLGDAEIGKRTNIGAGTITCNYDGVNKFKTIIGNDVFIGSDTQLVAPVSVADGATLGAGTTLTKDVEEGELVITRVKERVIQNWQRPTKK from the coding sequence ATGAAATTTAGCGCGGTGATCCTCGCAGCGGGTAAAGGTACTCGCATGTACTCTAACAAGCCTAAAGTTCTGCATACCCTAGCAGGTAAGCCTATGGTTAAGCATGTCATTGATACGTGTAAAGGTATAGGAGCGCAAAATGTCCACTTAGTTTATGGTCATGGTGGCGATCAAATGCAGACAGTACTCTCGAAAGAGTCTGTCAATTGGGTATTGCAAGCAGAGCAGCTGGGTACAGGACATGCAGTAGATCAAGCATCGCCTCAGTTTGAAGACGATGAAAAAGTGTTAATTCTCTACGGTGATGTCCCTTTAATCTCTGAAGAGACTCTAGCAAGCTTGCTTGATGCGCAGCCTACGGGCGGAATCGCATTGCTTACTGTGGTTTTGGATAACCCTACTGGCTATGGTCGCATTGTGCGTAAAAATGGCCCAGTAGTGGCGATTGTCGAACAAAAAGATGCGACTGAAGAGCAGAAACTTATCAAAGAGATAAATACTGGTGTGATGGTCGCTACGGGAAGAGATCTCAAACGCTGGTTGTCTGGGCTAAGTAATGATAATGCTCAAGGTGAATATTATCTGACTGATGTGATTGCGGCTGCTCACAATGAAGGGCGAGCGGTAGAAGCGGTCCACCCTGTAAGCGCTATCGAGGTTGAAGGCGTCAATGATAGAGCACAACTTGCTCGTTTAGAGCGTGCTTTTCAGCAGGCGCAGGCACAAAAGCTACTTGAACAGGGTGTTATGCTGCGCGATCCTGCTCGCTTTGATCTTCGCGGAGAATTGCAATGTGGAATGGATTGTGAAATTGATACCAATGTGATTGTTGAAGGTAAAGTTACTCTTGGTGATAATGTTTTCATCGGCACGGGCAGTGTACTTAAAGACTGTGAAATTGATGATAATACCCTAGTTCTCCCGTACAGTGTTATCGAGGGTGCCACTGTCGGTGAAGATTGTACTGTCGGTCCATTTACGCGTCTTAGACCTGGTGCTGAGATGCGCAATGACTCTCATGTTGGTAACTTTGTTGAAGTGAAAAACACCTTAGTTGGAGAGGGCTCTAAAGCCAATCATCTCACCTATCTGGGCGATGCAGAGATTGGTAAACGTACCAACATTGGAGCAGGAACGATTACCTGTAACTATGATGGAGTGAATAAGTTTAAGACCATCATAGGTAATGATGTTTTCATTGGCTCAGACACTCAGTTAGTGGCACCAGTTTCGGTTGCTGATGGAGCGACACTTGGCGCGGGTACGACTCTTACCAAGGATGTCGAAGAAGGTGAGTTAGTGATTACTCGCGTCAAAGAGCGAGTGATACAGAACTGGCAGAGACCTACGAAAAAATAA
- a CDS encoding F0F1 ATP synthase subunit epsilon: MAPITFHLDVVSAEKKIFSGRVETFQVTGSEGELGIFHGHTPLLTAIKPGMVRIVKQHGHEEIIYVSGGMVEVQPGTATVLADTAIRGEELDAAKAEEAKRRAEESIQNQHGDMDFAQAASELAKAIAQLRVIELTKKRR; this comes from the coding sequence ATGGCACCAATAACCTTTCACCTAGACGTTGTCAGCGCAGAAAAGAAAATCTTTTCGGGTCGTGTTGAAACGTTCCAGGTGACCGGTAGCGAAGGTGAGCTAGGGATTTTCCATGGCCACACTCCGTTACTGACCGCTATCAAGCCCGGTATGGTGCGTATTGTGAAACAGCACGGCCACGAGGAAATTATTTATGTTTCCGGTGGTATGGTAGAAGTACAGCCCGGCACAGCAACAGTGCTTGCTGATACGGCTATCCGTGGTGAAGAACTAGACGCAGCGAAGGCAGAAGAAGCCAAGCGCCGCGCTGAGGAGAGTATTCAGAATCAGCATGGTGATATGGACTTTGCTCAAGCGGCCAGTGAGCTGGCAAAAGCCATTGCTCAGCTACGTGTTATCGAGCTGACAAAGAAACGCCGTTAA